A genomic segment from Corylus avellana chromosome ca5, CavTom2PMs-1.0 encodes:
- the LOC132181374 gene encoding desmethylxanthohumol 6'-O-methyltransferase-like has product MCESVREKMEARETQTMVQGQAEICQQMFGFVDSMALKCAVQLRIADIIHSHGGPITLRQIASEIDSSSPDIPYFARIMRLLVRKNIFTEHHHPVDGGGETLYGLTEKSKWLLHDAELSLAPMVLMENHPWLLAPWHCLGQCVKEGGIAFNKAHGCEIWDFASKNPEFNNIFNDAMACTAKIVMRGILEEYKDGFRCLGSLVDVGGGTGGMIAEIVKAHPQIKGINFDLPHVVATAPLHEGVSHVGGDMFDTIPNADAIFMKWVLHDWSDENCINILKNCRKAIQQKNGKVIIVDIVLEKDGNDLFDETRMASDLLMLAHSTGGKERTELEWKKLLEEAGFGRYKIIKVPTIPSIIEAYPD; this is encoded by the exons ATGTGTgagagtgtgagagagaaaatggaagcaAGAGAAACACAGACAATGGTACAAGGCCAAGCCGAAATTTGCCAACAAATGTTCGGGTTTGTGGATTCTATGGCATTGAAATGTGCCGTGCAGCTCCGGATTGCTGACATTATACACTCTCATGGCGGCCCTATCACTTTGCGCCAAATAGCCTCTGAGATTGATTCATCATCTCCTGATATCCCCTACTTCGCACGTATCATGAGATTATTAGTCCGCAAAAATATCTTCACCGAACATCATCATCCAGTGGACGGTGGTGGGGAGACACTCTACGGGTTGACAGAAAAGTCAAAATGGCTTCTGCATGATGCTGAGCTGAGCCTAGCGCCAATGGTGTTGATGGAGAACCATCCGTGGCTATTGGCACCGTGGCATTGCCTTGGCCAATGTGTCAAAGAAGGGGGCATTGCGTTCAACAAGGCCCATGGCTGTGAGATTTGGGACTTTGCATCTAAAAATCCTGAGTTCAACAACATCTTCAATGATGCCATGGCGTGTACGGCCAAGATTGTGATGAGGGGAATCCTGGAGGAATACAAAGATGGGTTTCGTTGCTTGGGATCATTGGTGGATGTTGGAGGTGGGACGGGAGGGATGATTGCTGAGATTGTTAAAGCACATCCTCAAATCAAAGGTATTAACTTTGATCTGCCGCATGTTGTCGCCACAGCACCCCTGCATGAGGGGGTCTCCCATGTTGGAGGTGATATGTTTGACACCATCCCTAATGCGGATGCAATTTTCATGAAG TGGGTACTACACGATTGGAGTGACGAAAATtgcataaatattttgaaaaattgcaGAAAAGCAATACAGCAGAAGAATGGAAAGGTTATTATTGTTGATATCGTTCTTGAGAAAGATGgtaatgatttatttgatgaGACTCGCATGGCGTCCGATTTGTTGATGCTGGCACACAGCACTGGCGGAAAGGAGAGGACAGAGCTTGAATGGAAGAAATTATTGGAGGAAGCAGGCTTTGGTCGCTACAAAATCATCAAAGTTCCAACCATTCCATCTATTATTGAGGCCTATCCCGACTGA